A single Stutzerimonas stutzeri DNA region contains:
- a CDS encoding flagellar protein FlaG has translation MDVGKVAGGTAPQSQMTAGSPPGLLTEAGFSASDRPHPSTAPAKAKEQESTADLVEKLRSQMQNIQRDLSFSVDDSTGDVVVRVVDGETGNIVRQIPSEEILRLTERLDEMRSLLFEAKA, from the coding sequence ATGGACGTCGGAAAAGTGGCTGGCGGAACCGCGCCGCAATCGCAGATGACAGCTGGATCGCCACCCGGCCTCCTTACGGAGGCTGGGTTTTCTGCGTCCGATAGGCCTCATCCATCGACAGCGCCAGCAAAAGCGAAAGAGCAGGAAAGCACCGCTGACCTGGTCGAAAAGCTTCGGTCGCAGATGCAGAATATCCAACGGGATCTGAGCTTCAGCGTCGACGATTCCACCGGCGACGTGGTGGTTCGTGTGGTCGATGGGGAAACAGGCAACATCGTTCGGCAGATACCGTCGGAGGAAATTCTTCGCCTTACCGAGCGACTGGATGAAATGCGTAGTTTGTTGTTTGAAGCCAAAGCCTGA
- a CDS encoding flagellin domain-containing protein, whose amino-acid sequence MALTVNTNIASLNTQRNLNSSSNALTTSMQRLSTGSRINSAKDDAAGLQISNRLTSQINGLNVAARNANDGISMAQTAEGALQQSTNILQRMRELSIQSANGSNSAEDRASLQLEVDGLLLELTRISDTTSFGTQKLLDGSLTEAVDFQVGANANETISIDFTTDFDAAGLAVDAVDISTADGSQTAIGLIDTALQTIDDNRSAFGAVQNRFENTIANLQNIAENVSASRGRIQDTDFAAETANLSKNQILQQAGTAILAQAKQLPQAVLSLLQ is encoded by the coding sequence ATGGCTCTTACAGTCAATACAAACATTGCGTCGCTCAACACTCAGCGCAACCTGAACAGCTCGTCCAACGCCCTTACTACCTCCATGCAGCGCCTGTCCACCGGTAGCCGCATCAATAGTGCCAAGGATGATGCGGCCGGCTTGCAGATTTCCAATCGCCTGACTAGTCAGATTAATGGTTTGAACGTCGCGGCGCGTAACGCCAATGACGGCATCTCGATGGCGCAAACAGCTGAAGGGGCTTTGCAGCAGTCCACCAATATTCTGCAGCGGATGCGCGAGCTATCGATTCAATCCGCTAACGGTAGTAACAGTGCCGAAGACCGCGCTTCACTACAACTGGAGGTCGATGGACTATTATTAGAGTTGACCCGTATCTCTGATACTACTTCGTTCGGTACTCAGAAGCTGCTGGATGGTAGTCTCACAGAAGCAGTTGATTTTCAGGTTGGCGCAAATGCGAACGAAACTATCTCGATTGATTTCACCACGGATTTCGACGCCGCTGGGCTGGCTGTTGATGCTGTCGATATTTCTACCGCTGACGGATCGCAAACTGCGATTGGATTGATCGACACTGCGCTGCAGACAATTGATGATAATCGCTCTGCCTTCGGTGCCGTTCAGAACCGCTTTGAAAACACCATTGCGAATCTGCAAAATATTGCTGAAAACGTATCTGCTTCCCGCGGCCGTATCCAGGACACTGACTTCGCCGCTGAAACTGCCAACCTGAGCAAAAACCAGATCCTTCAGCAGGCTGGTACTGCGATCCTCGCCCAGGCCAAGCAGCTGCCGCAGGCAGTTCTGAGTTTGCTGCAGTAG
- the fliD gene encoding flagellar filament capping protein FliD, with protein MAGVTGIGSGIDIDSIVSSMVAAERAPKETQLANLEKKTTTQITAVGALKSAISDFQTALGVLNKPELFQARSAASSKADLVDVSASTSAGAGSYQVEVEKLATSSKVALAAVKSSADAPAIFASGTLEISLGVPGETPSKESFSVTVDESNNTLAGMRDAINAAGKEMGVSATIVTDEHGSRLVLSSSKSGDGRDITVAASDEASVPAGQVSLSKLAFDGTSSVDGGARTLATAQSARLSIDGLQIVSETNKVEGAIDGVTLDLKAKTAANEPLTISVAEDKAGVKKQIQSFVDSYNKLIGVINAQTKVTSVGDDKAPVTGALVGDATARTLLNTIRNELVNVQGDGALRALTDLGITTQKDGTLKIDDAKLGKAMDSNFTELSALFTGEKGLASRLDAKLKPYTETGGILEQRNKAMTETISKIDDQKEDLNRRITSLQERLFKQFNAMDLLVGQLSNTSSSLLASLENLPWAAGNSKK; from the coding sequence ATGGCTGGCGTAACAGGTATTGGTTCCGGTATTGACATCGACAGTATCGTGTCCAGCATGGTCGCGGCTGAGCGTGCGCCCAAAGAGACGCAGCTTGCCAATCTCGAAAAGAAAACCACCACCCAAATTACTGCCGTTGGTGCTTTGAAAAGCGCCATCAGCGACTTCCAGACGGCGCTTGGCGTATTGAACAAGCCGGAGCTGTTCCAGGCCCGTTCGGCTGCATCCAGCAAGGCGGATCTGGTTGACGTCAGCGCCAGTACCAGTGCCGGCGCCGGTAGTTATCAGGTCGAGGTCGAAAAGCTGGCAACCAGCAGCAAGGTGGCCCTCGCTGCGGTCAAGAGCAGCGCCGACGCGCCGGCGATTTTTGCCAGCGGAACGCTGGAGATCTCTCTGGGCGTGCCGGGCGAGACGCCTTCAAAAGAATCGTTTTCCGTTACGGTGGACGAGAGTAACAACACCCTGGCGGGTATGCGTGATGCCATCAACGCGGCCGGCAAAGAGATGGGCGTCAGTGCCACCATCGTGACGGACGAGCATGGCTCGCGGCTGGTGCTCAGTAGCAGCAAGAGCGGTGACGGACGGGATATTACCGTGGCTGCATCTGACGAAGCCTCGGTACCGGCTGGTCAAGTCAGCCTCTCGAAACTGGCTTTCGACGGTACCTCGAGTGTCGATGGGGGCGCACGCACGCTGGCCACGGCCCAAAGCGCCAGGCTGTCTATTGATGGTCTGCAGATCGTGAGTGAAACCAACAAGGTCGAGGGCGCCATCGATGGCGTTACGCTCGATCTAAAGGCCAAAACTGCCGCTAACGAACCACTTACTATCAGTGTTGCGGAAGACAAGGCGGGCGTTAAAAAGCAGATCCAGTCCTTTGTCGATAGCTATAACAAGCTGATCGGCGTTATTAATGCGCAAACCAAAGTAACGTCCGTGGGCGACGACAAGGCTCCGGTAACCGGTGCGCTGGTAGGGGATGCTACGGCCCGCACCTTGCTCAATACCATTCGTAATGAATTGGTGAATGTGCAGGGAGATGGCGCACTGCGCGCATTGACCGATCTCGGCATCACCACGCAGAAGGACGGCACGCTGAAGATCGACGATGCCAAGCTGGGCAAGGCAATGGACAGCAACTTCACCGAGCTGTCGGCATTGTTCACTGGTGAAAAAGGCCTTGCTAGCCGTCTGGACGCGAAGCTCAAGCCCTACACCGAAACCGGCGGCATTCTCGAACAGCGCAACAAGGCGATGACCGAGACCATCTCGAAGATCGATGATCAGAAAGAAGATTTGAACCGTCGTATTACCTCGCTGCAAGAGCGGCTTTTCAAGCAGTTCAACGCGATGGATTTGCTGGTCGGTCAGCTATCGAATACCTCCTCGAGCTTGCTGGCTTCGCTGGAGAATCTGCCATGGGCGGCAGGTAATTCAAAAAAATAA